Genomic segment of Zingiber officinale cultivar Zhangliang chromosome 11B, Zo_v1.1, whole genome shotgun sequence:
CAAATTctacccattgtcatccctacttcATTCAGAATAATTTTTCACAAAAACAATATTAGTCGGCATGACCCATgcatattaataaattaattaatatgtatattataaatatatatttataatagtaTATAAATACATATTATAAATACTTatagcaaataaaaaaaaatatagataatgatgTGATGAGATCTAATATAGGTTACTTTAGGATTGAGcaaaaattaggttaaattgaatAAACTGATTAAATcgactaaatttaaaaatttgatttgatttatttagaAATTCGATGATTTTCTCTAAAAAATCGATTAATTTGATTCGAGTtcggttttaatttttttttattcggTTAAATTAAATTGACCGAATAGATCGAATTtttgaataaaatttattttttacatcATAAATTTTAGATtgaactaaatttttattaagtcaaatcatatttttagaaaaaaacaaTTTATtcgatttgatttatttaattttattaaaaattcgaTTTAGTTCAGTttgatttttatcaaaaatcgattcaatttgatttatttgaaaaaaaaattgattagctCGATTAATTCGATTCGATTTTAATCGAATAGGCTTTTAGGTTTACGATTGTGAGGAGGGTTTATAAAAGTTGGgaggtttttatttttaatataacgTTGAATTTATAGGTTCTTAattgatttaaatatttttcattagTTGTCTCCTTTTCATTGATCCACGTTGATCCACGTTCTTTTAGAAGTAGATAGCCAATTAAAGTTCTATGATGAGTAtaataaatgtgataaagtattttttaaaaaatcaatcaattatacgtgaaaattatataatttattaaattaattatatataatgcCAGATTTAGACAGGCATCCAAAAAGAAGATAAAATAAAGGGATTTTTTTATACCTTTTCCCAAATATTATCTAtagattcggatttccaattttctctcaacctcatcatcaGTACGAAAACCACAAAGATTGGAAGTCGTCGGCTATCGGTTGGCCGACTTCCCTGACCCGGTCACCGCCTTCCTTCCTCCTTATTTCCTTCAACTCTCTTCCTTCGATCTTAATATAGCCAAGAGCCAGGAACAGAGCTTCCCACTCCATGGTTTATACAGATTTGTGATTTGCATCCATCGAATCCAACAGCCACACCTCTATTCCCTTCTTCCATCTCGATTATCGTCTCTCGCAAGATCTTCTTTGGTAAGTTCGTGATCTTTTCTATctagtttctttctttcttttgtagaTATGTATTTTTTCAATTCTGCCTCCTCTGTTCTTTCTTTTCTATATCAGTGGATCTAATTGTTGCTTTTTCTATAAAATTGCGCATCTACTTTCCTAATTCGCGATCGTACCAAAACATCTCCCACATGAGATTAGGGTTCACAACTTACTTCTTTTAACCTTTCTTCTGCGCTACAATTCTCTACCCTGCAGTTCTCTGTTTCTTGTAACAGATGCAAACTGTGTTCCTGTGTAATTCAATAAGCTGTATTCACAAAAATCCAACTTGATTACTGTTCTTCACCGGGAAAATCTACTTGATTGCCAACGATTAATCTAATTGCGCTTTGCAGAAGTAAGAAATTAATTTCAGCAATCGCACGAGAAGGAATGGCGTTTGCTGTTTCAGACGAGCTTCTGGGCACCTTCGTGCCCATCGCCGTCTACTGGCTCTACTCAGGCATGTACGTGCTGTTCGATGGGTACGATGAGTACCGGCTGCACTCGAAGAGCGAAGAAAAATCGAAGAACGGCGTCTCCAAAGGCGCTGTGGTCAGAGGCGTTCTTCTTCAGCAGGCCGTTCAATGCGTCGTCTGCATTCTCCTCTTCGCCGTGCGTACTCGTCTCCTGCAATTTGATTGTTTTACTTTTCTAATTCATCCATCTAAACAATTGCCAAAAACACCAAATTAAACTGCAGTTCGTCGGCGGGGACGACGTCAGCGGCGCGAAACCTCAGCAGCCCGGTCCTCTGGTAGTCCTCGCGCAGTTCGCCGGCGCAATGCTGGTGATGGACACCTGGCAGTATTTCATGCACCGGTACATGCACACCAACAAGTTCCTGTACAAGCACCTCCACTCGAAGCACCACTCGCTGGTCGTCCCTTACGCCTACGGCGCGCTGTACAACCACCCACTGGAGGGCCTGATCATGGACACCGTCGGCGGCGCCGTGTCGTTTCTGGTCACCGGAATGACCCCGCGAACCAGCATCTACTTCTTCTCCTTCGCCACCGTGAAGACGGTGGACGACCACTGCGGCCTCTGTATCCCGGGGAACCTGTTCCACGCCTTCTTCAGCAACAACAGCGCGTACCATGACATCCACCACCAGCTGTACGGCAGCAAGTACAACTTCTCGCAGCCTTTCTTTGTGATGTGGGATAAGATCATGGGGACTTACATGCCCTACTCGCTCGAGACGAGGAAGGAAGGAGGACTGGAAGCGCGACCCACCGGCGTCAAGAAGGATTGAAAACCCTGCTCGTAATCTATCTAGCTAGTCTTTTGCCCCTTAATTGTTACTCCTGCCTGATAGCATGTACCATTTGCAGACAGTACACATAAATGAGATTACATCAAGAATGTATGTATGTCTTTTGGCCTcctttgaccttttgccactGGTTAGCTTCTTGGTTAAAAACTGGGATCTTAGTAAAGTGTTTGTAGCATGGCAATTCAAACTTCAAAGAGTATGCATAACACACTTTACTATCATCCCAGGTTTTAACCAAGAAGCTAACAAGTGGCAAAAGGTAATGGGCTCGTTCTTAGTATTTTCGTTAGTCTGTTTTAAGATTAATACGGAGTAGATAACTTAAGGTGATTATGGAAAAGATCCAGAGCGCTAACCAAGAAGCTAACAAGTGGCAAAAGGTAATGTGCTCGTTCTTAGTTCTTAGTATCTTTGTTAGTTCGTTTTAAGATCAATATGGAGGAGATAACTCAGGAGGATTATGGAAAGGATCTAGAGCGCTAAATATGTAGAAAgtataataaaaaaactaattaaatccTTTTAGAATATCTAAGTTTGTTAAAAGGAAGTTATATCTTTGTTATGTAAACATAAACTTCCGGCGGTAAGGATCTTAGTACGATCACATGTCCGTGCCTCTTTTGGcatccacatgaacaagccttTCATCCGTCTCACGAACCAacgaagtggagaagaaaaaATCAACAAGGTTGTGTTAGCAACCATAAGGAAGATTTCGACCCAAGAGAAAgataagagaagaagaagatgaagaacacaaGTTTTTACCAAATGAATCAAAACTCTCTTTTTGTATTCATTCACCCAATGAGTCTTAATTGATATTAATTGCCTTAATTGGCATTAATTCTCTATTAATCTAATTAAATCCTACATTAATCTAATTAAGTCTTGATTTTTCCTCTTCCTT
This window contains:
- the LOC122034866 gene encoding sphinganine C4-monooxygenase 1-like, whose product is MAFAVSDELLGTFVPIAVYWLYSGMYVLFDGYDEYRLHSKSEEKSKNGVSKGAVVRGVLLQQAVQCVVCILLFAFVGGDDVSGAKPQQPGPLVVLAQFAGAMLVMDTWQYFMHRYMHTNKFLYKHLHSKHHSLVVPYAYGALYNHPLEGLIMDTVGGAVSFLVTGMTPRTSIYFFSFATVKTVDDHCGLCIPGNLFHAFFSNNSAYHDIHHQLYGSKYNFSQPFFVMWDKIMGTYMPYSLETRKEGGLEARPTGVKKD